The following are encoded together in the Daucus carota subsp. sativus chromosome 5, DH1 v3.0, whole genome shotgun sequence genome:
- the LOC108220860 gene encoding uncharacterized protein LOC108220860, which translates to MATKPPAGDIFDLEFRCSDDDAWYSVRAILVSGTLTIQFENFPEISFGVTEFDSLEHLDEFTRRIRPVSTQLQDSECYKIDKGMKVCAYSSWREDDLRYYDAIVEAIEFKDHLFEKGEEECLCTFVLSWLHGPNAGNMSSSGVASICLVNTNAPLNSTILTFLKLAKENIKRASLRTRSVSKSYSTPTTTPDRIQETKGACHFPAVASFQIDEDRDIGGVPFNMNKVEELGNHHYILIDNLEKDLSPTSVIEFIRKQTSITAEAYVFPSLLAESYTRGAIVLASKRSLEEIYKFLINPDHAIVSSTGRPWVITEEKMRRGYFKSVGSLMPRSQGGIVEDKLKVVRAGTEEFRKAARLKNLFKDFTDHQRQLHERLTLEHNKNLYPSSASYPGAG; encoded by the exons ATGGCGACAAAACCGCCGGCCGGCGATATTTTCGACCTCGAATTCCGGTGCTCCGACGACGACGCGTGGTACAGCGTCCGAGCTATTCTCGTCAGCGGCACGCTAACGATCCAGTTCGAGAACTTCCCGGAGATATCCTTCGGCGTCACCGAGTTCGACTCGCTTGAGCACCTCGACGAGTTCACACGGCGAATTCGCCCTGTGTCGACTCAGTTGCAGGACAGCGAGTGTTATAAAATCGATAAAGGGATGAAAGTTTGCGCGTATTCAAGCTGGAGAGAAGATGATCTCCGCTATTACGATGCCATTGTTGAAGCT ATTGAGTTTAAGGATCATTTGTTTGAGAAAGGAGAAGAGGAGTGTCTGTGCACCTTTGTGCTATCCTGGCTGCATGGTCCCAATGCGGGTAATATGTCTTCTTCAGGTGTTGCAAGCATATGCTTAGTGAACACCAATGCCCCTCTCAATTCTACAATATTGACTTTCTTAAAACTGGCAAAGGAGAACATAAAAAGGGCTTCGCTTCGAACTCGTTCAGTTTCCAAGAGTTATTCGACTCCAACAACTACACCAGATCGTATCCAG GAAACCAAGGGTGCCTGTCATTTCCCCG CCGTGGCAAGTTTTCAAATTGACGAAGATCGGGATATTGGAGGAGTTCCTTTTAACATGAATAAAGTTGAGGAACTTGGAAATCACCACTATATTCTAATTGATAATTTGGAGAAAGATCTATCCCCAACATCGGTCATTGAATTTATACGCAAACAAACTTCCATCACAGCAGAAGCATATGTTTTTCCTAGTTTATTAGCAGAGTCCTATACAAGAGGGGCCATAGTGCTGGCTTCGAAAAGAAGTCTTGAGGAGATATATAAATTCCTAATCAATCCTGATCACGCTATCGTATCTTCAACTGGAAG GCCATGGGTCATAACTGAGGAGAAAATGAGGCGTGGATATTTCAAAAGTGTAGGGAGTTTGATGCCAAGATCTCAG ggCGGAATCGTCGAGGACAAATTAAAGGTGGTTCGTGCAGGAACTGAAGAATTTAGAAAAGCTGCAAGATTGAAGAATTTGTTCAAGGACTTCACTGATCATCAACGACAACTTCACGAGAGGTTAACTTTAGAGCATAATAAGAACTTATATCCTTCAAGCGCATCTTATCCCGGTGCTGGCTAG
- the LOC108220090 gene encoding transmembrane emp24 domain-containing protein p24beta2, producing MGLGYVPKLMIPMMGFLLILVQQVVGIRFVIDREECFSHKVEYEGDNVHLSFVVIKSDAPWNYGDQGVDLVIKGPTGDQIHDFRDKTTEKYEFMAQKRGVYRFCFTNKSPYHETIDFDVHVGHFAYYDQHAKDEHFNPLLEHISKLEEALYNIQFEQHWLEAQTDRQAIVNDGLSRRAIHKALFESAALIGASVLQVYLLQRLFERKLGTSRV from the exons ATGGGATTGGGATACGTGCCCAAATTAATGATACCCATGATGGGATTTTTGTTGATTTTAGTGCAACAAGTGGTTGGGATTAGATTTGTGATTGATAGAGAAGAGTGTTTTTCACATAAAGTTGAATATGAAGGTGATAATGTTCATCTTTCTTTTGTTGTTATCAAGAGTGATGCTCCTTGGAATTATGGTGATCAGGGTGTTGATCTTGTG ATAAAAGGACCTACTGGAGATCAGATACACGATTTCCGTGACAAGACAACCGAGAAGTATGAGTTTATGGCCCAAAAGAGAGGCGTTTATCGCTTCTGCTTTACTAACAAATCTCCTTACCATGAAACCATAGACTTTGACGTGCATGTTGGCCATTTTGCATACTATGATCAGCACGCAAAGGATG AGCATTTTAATCCCTTGCTGGAACATATTTCAAAGTTAGAGGAAGCATTGTACAATATCCAATTCGAACAGCATTGGTTAGAGGCTCAGACTGACCGCCAGGCTATAG TGAATGATGGACTGAGTAGGAGAGCCATTCACAAGGCATTATTTGAGTCTGCAGCACTTATTGGTGCTAGTGTCCTCCAGGTCTACCTCCTGCAGCGTCTTTTCGAGCGAAAACTAGGAACATCCAGAGTTTGA
- the LOC108222890 gene encoding acetyl-CoA acetyltransferase 2 isoform X1, producing MINGTEVDSDHSVSNMAPADSIKPRDVCIVGVARTPMGGFLGTLSSLSATKLGSIAIQSALKRANVDPALVQEVFFGNVLSANLGQAPARQAALGAGLPNTVVCTTVNKVCASGMKATMLAAQSIQLGINDIVVAGGMESMSNVPKYIAEARKGSRFGHDSLVDGMLKDGLWDVYNDFAMGSAAEICAEKHGVSREDQDNFAIQSFERGIAAQNEGAFTWEIAPVEVPGGRGKPSTVIDKDEGLGKFDAAKLKKLRPSFKENGGTVTAGNASSISDGGAALVLVSGETAVKLGLEVIAKISGYGDAAQTPELFTTSPALAIPKAISNAGIEASQVDFYEINEAFAVVALANQKLLGLNPEKVNIHGGAVSLGHPLGCSGARILVTLLGVLKKKNAKYGVGAVCNGGGGASALVLELV from the exons ATGATCAACGGAACTGAGGTTGATTCAG ATCATTCGGTCTCGAATATGGCTCCTGCTGATTCCATCAAGCCTAGAG ATGTTTGTATTGTTGGTGTTGCCCGTACACCGATGGGTGGATTTCTTGGAACCCTTTCGTCCTTATCAGCCACCAAACTTGGAAGCATAGCCATTCAAA GCGCTCTTAAAAGGGCTAATGTTGATCCAGCACTTGTACAAGAGGTTTTCTTTGGAAATGTTCTTTCTGCAAATTTGGGTCAGGCTCCTGCTAGGCAAGCAGCATTAGGAGCAGGTTTACCTAACACTGTTGTATGTACCACCGTCAACAAAGTTTGTGCATCAGGGATGAAAG CAACAATGCTTGCTGCACAGAGTATCCAGTTGGGTATTAATGATATTGTTGTTGCTGGTGGCATGGAAAGTATGTCTAATGTCCCAAAATACATAGCAGAAGCAAG AAAGGGATCTCGGTTCGGACATGATTCTCTTGTTGACGGAATGCTAAAAGATGGGCTGTGGGATGTGTATAATGATTTTGCCATGGGTTCTGCTGCTGAAATATGTGCTGAGAAACATGGAGTGTCACGAGAAGATCAG GATAACTTTGCCATTCAAAGCTTTGAGCGTGGTATAGCTGCTCAAAATGAGGGTGCTTTTACATGGGAAATAGCACCA GTTGAGGTTCCTGGGGGAAGAGGAAAGCCATCAACGGTTATTGATAAGGATGAAGGTCTAGGAAAG TTCGATGCAGCAAAGTTGAAAAAGCTGCGGCCAAGTTTCAAGGAGAATGGCGGTACCGTGACTGCTGGCAATGCTTCTAGTATAAG TGATGGTGGTGCTGCATTAGTCCTGGTCAGTGGAGAGACAGCAGTTAAGCTGGGGCTTGAAGTGATTGCGAAGATTTCAGGTTATGGCGATGCTGCTCAG ACTCCAGAGTTATTTACAACTTCTCCAGCGCTTGCTATACCAAAGGCTATTTCTAATGCTGGCATAGAGGCCTCCCAAGTTGATTTTTACGAAATTAATGAAGCCTTTGCA GTTGTGGCTCTTGCGAACCAAAAGTTGCTTGGCCTTAATCCA GAGAAAGTTAACATACACGGTGGAGCTGTATCTCTGGGACATCCTCTAGGTTGCAGCGGCGCCCGTATCTTGGTTACTCTGTTGGGG GTACTTAAAAAGAAGAATGCGAAATATGGAGTTGGTGCTGTGTGCAACGGCGGAGGGGGTGCATCGGCACTGGTTCTAGAGCTTGTCTAA
- the LOC108222890 gene encoding acetyl-CoA acetyltransferase 2 isoform X2, producing MAPADSIKPRDVCIVGVARTPMGGFLGTLSSLSATKLGSIAIQSALKRANVDPALVQEVFFGNVLSANLGQAPARQAALGAGLPNTVVCTTVNKVCASGMKATMLAAQSIQLGINDIVVAGGMESMSNVPKYIAEARKGSRFGHDSLVDGMLKDGLWDVYNDFAMGSAAEICAEKHGVSREDQDNFAIQSFERGIAAQNEGAFTWEIAPVEVPGGRGKPSTVIDKDEGLGKFDAAKLKKLRPSFKENGGTVTAGNASSISDGGAALVLVSGETAVKLGLEVIAKISGYGDAAQTPELFTTSPALAIPKAISNAGIEASQVDFYEINEAFAVVALANQKLLGLNPEKVNIHGGAVSLGHPLGCSGARILVTLLGVLKKKNAKYGVGAVCNGGGGASALVLELV from the exons ATGGCTCCTGCTGATTCCATCAAGCCTAGAG ATGTTTGTATTGTTGGTGTTGCCCGTACACCGATGGGTGGATTTCTTGGAACCCTTTCGTCCTTATCAGCCACCAAACTTGGAAGCATAGCCATTCAAA GCGCTCTTAAAAGGGCTAATGTTGATCCAGCACTTGTACAAGAGGTTTTCTTTGGAAATGTTCTTTCTGCAAATTTGGGTCAGGCTCCTGCTAGGCAAGCAGCATTAGGAGCAGGTTTACCTAACACTGTTGTATGTACCACCGTCAACAAAGTTTGTGCATCAGGGATGAAAG CAACAATGCTTGCTGCACAGAGTATCCAGTTGGGTATTAATGATATTGTTGTTGCTGGTGGCATGGAAAGTATGTCTAATGTCCCAAAATACATAGCAGAAGCAAG AAAGGGATCTCGGTTCGGACATGATTCTCTTGTTGACGGAATGCTAAAAGATGGGCTGTGGGATGTGTATAATGATTTTGCCATGGGTTCTGCTGCTGAAATATGTGCTGAGAAACATGGAGTGTCACGAGAAGATCAG GATAACTTTGCCATTCAAAGCTTTGAGCGTGGTATAGCTGCTCAAAATGAGGGTGCTTTTACATGGGAAATAGCACCA GTTGAGGTTCCTGGGGGAAGAGGAAAGCCATCAACGGTTATTGATAAGGATGAAGGTCTAGGAAAG TTCGATGCAGCAAAGTTGAAAAAGCTGCGGCCAAGTTTCAAGGAGAATGGCGGTACCGTGACTGCTGGCAATGCTTCTAGTATAAG TGATGGTGGTGCTGCATTAGTCCTGGTCAGTGGAGAGACAGCAGTTAAGCTGGGGCTTGAAGTGATTGCGAAGATTTCAGGTTATGGCGATGCTGCTCAG ACTCCAGAGTTATTTACAACTTCTCCAGCGCTTGCTATACCAAAGGCTATTTCTAATGCTGGCATAGAGGCCTCCCAAGTTGATTTTTACGAAATTAATGAAGCCTTTGCA GTTGTGGCTCTTGCGAACCAAAAGTTGCTTGGCCTTAATCCA GAGAAAGTTAACATACACGGTGGAGCTGTATCTCTGGGACATCCTCTAGGTTGCAGCGGCGCCCGTATCTTGGTTACTCTGTTGGGG GTACTTAAAAAGAAGAATGCGAAATATGGAGTTGGTGCTGTGTGCAACGGCGGAGGGGGTGCATCGGCACTGGTTCTAGAGCTTGTCTAA
- the LOC108222888 gene encoding disease resistance protein RPM1, protein MADGAVQFLLDKLTTILYQQASLLGDAHDEIVEIKHELESMKSFLADAERTKHRSELVETWVRQVREVANEVEDVIDEFMHYKDARRDRKGFKHFVQDVIDGPKHVSSRHRISSKLRRIKEKVCEVSDRSKRYAFERSVDEGRRRRPPDDWWQHHGESSMFDGGDEIVGMEEDKSKLLARLTGADPRRTLISVVGMGGLGKTTLVTKIYNEQAIQGFDCCAWISVSRIYESDIEELLRSMIREFFKAEKVMVPSNLGSMDYRHLVGMLIEVLRLKRYFVVLDDVWSIDLWIRIRGAFPDNGRGSRILFTTRNETVANSVGPGSHVHRLEPLKEDDAWSLFCKKAFWTDPDRNCPSELESSARFILKKCEGLPLAIVAIGGLMCSRNKLAVEWKKVCDSLNWQLSNNPMLERVKGILLLSYNDLPYNLKQCFLYCCVFRDGYPIKRKKLIRLWVAEGFVLEQKGMTLEEVAEDYLTELIYRSMIHVTETSDVGRAKTFRLHDVMRELAMTTSQKENSCAEFDGRDSRLEERIQRLSVYHRGENIQISKKTLHHLRSLFVFQIDECFSFSLSAMASKFRLLRVLDLQGVNIETVPARITIRIVLVSVMDSLYQ, encoded by the exons ATGGCTGATGGTGCTGTTCAGTTCTTACTGGATAAACTAACCACAATTTTATATCAGCAAGCCTCATTGCTGGGAGATGCTCATGATGAAATTGTCGAGATCAAACATGAGCTAGAAAGCATGAAGTCCTTCTTAGCAGACGCAGAGAGGACAAAGCATAGGAGTGAGCTGGTGGAGACTTGGGTGAGGCAGGTCAGAGAAGTTGCGAATGAAGTTGAGGATGTGATTGATGAGTTCATGCATTATAAAGATGCAAGGAGAGATAGGAAGGGGTTTAAGCATTTTGTTCAGGATGTTATTGATGGCCCGAAGCACGTGAGCTCCAGGCATCGGATATCTTCCAAGCTGAGGAGGATTAAAGAAAAAGTTTGTGAGGTTTCTGACAGGAGTAAGCGTTATGCATTTGAGAGGTCGGTTGATGAAGGGAGGCGTAGAAGGCCACCTGATGACTGGTGGCAGCATCATGGGGAGTCTTCAATGTTTGATGGTGGGGATGAGATTGTGGGGATGGAGGAAGATAAGAGTAAATTGTTGGCAAGGCTGACGGGAGCTGATCCAAGACGGACTCTTATCTCAGTGGTTGGCATGGGAGGTTTAGGGAAGACTACTCTAgttacaaaaatttataatgagCAGGCGATTCAGGGATTTGATTGTTGTGCTTGGATATCAGTTTCGCGGATATATGAATCTGATATTGAAGAGCTGCTGAGAAGCATGATCAGAGAGTTCTTCAAGGCGGAGAAAGTGATGGTACCAAGCAACTTGGGCTCAATGGACTATAGGCATCTGGTGGGAATGCTGATAGAAGTTTTACGCCTTAAAAGGTACTTTGTTGTTTTGGATGATGTTTGGAGCATAGATCTTTGGATTAGAATAAGAGGGGCATTTCCTGATAATGGCCGTGGAAGCAGAATTCTGTTTACCACGAGGAATGAGACTGTGGCGAATTCTGTAGGGCCTGGAAGCCATGTCCATCGGCTTGAGCCTCTGAAAGAGGATGATGCCTGGTCTCTTTTCTGCAAAAAGGCTTTTTGGACTGATCCTGACCGGAACTGTCCCTCAGAGCTTGAATCATCCGCGaggttcattttgaaaaagtgTGAAGGGTTGCCTCTGGCCATAGTGGCAATTGGGGGCCTAATGTGTTCGAGGAACAAATTGGCAGTGGAATGGAAGAAAGTCTGTGATAGCCTCAATTGGCAGTTAAGCAACAATCCGATGCTTGAACGAGTAAAGGGCATATTGCTGTTGAGTTATAACGATCTACCATACAACCTGAAACAATGTTTCTTGTATTGCTGTGTTTTCCGTGATGGCTACCCAATCAAGAGAAAGAAGCTGATACGCCTTTGGGTGGCTGAGGGGTTCGTTTTAGAACAAAAAGGGATGACACTGGAGGAAGTTGCAGAGGACTATCTGACAGAGCTTATTTACCGGAGCATGATCCATGTCACAGAGACTAGTGATGTTGGGAGGGCTAAAACATTTAGATTGCATGATGTTATGCGGGAATTAGCAATGACAACTTCTCAGAAAGAAAATTCATGTGCAGAATTTGATGGCAGGGACTCGAGGCTTGAAGAAAGAATCCAGCGCTTATCAGTCTACCACAGAGGTGAAAACATCCAGATAAGTAAAAAAACTTTGCATCACCTTCGCTCTCTCTTCGTTTTCCAAATAGATGAATGCTTTTCATTCTCTTTATCTGCAATGGCATCAAAGTTCAGATTACTAAGGGTACTTGACTTACAAGGAGTCAATATTGAAACAGTACCAG CAAGAATCACAATTCGGATAGTCCTGGTTTCTGTCATGGATTCCCTGTACCAGTAG
- the LOC108222889 gene encoding NAD-dependent protein deacetylase SRT1, translating into MSLGYAQKLSYKEDVGSVGMPEFFDPNRLLQQKIEKLALMIEKSKHLVAFTGAGISTSCGIPDFRGPKGVWTLQHEGKGVPEASLPFDRAMPSVTHMALVALERAGILKFVISQNVDSLHLRSGIPREKLSELHGNSFREVCPSCGAEYLRDFEVETIGLKETPRRCSSMNCRSRLRDSVLDWEDELPRKEMNLAEKHCLVADLVLCLGTSLQITPACNLPLKSVRGGGEIVIVNLQQTPKDKKAKLVIHGLVDKVIMGVMQILSMRIPPYVRIDLFQVIYGCNSGSKYARWTIKVCSVHGESAPLPFIKSVEVSFPERPELKTALLQQQPFSLKRELIRSRPVKVVLKLNLSDGCACRFTTVELLVDFEATTDYFTQDKNVVFENLRDTAIQSECCGQLSVVEKKMLPAPKKESMTYAVVTNITEYTGVSTSSPLFKVNCKGKRGSRKKLSGDGKVVVKKHEDLISAETPFKKVRAC; encoded by the exons ATGTCTCTAGGCTACGCTCAGAAGCTCTCCTACAAAGAAGATGTCGGCTCCGTCGGAATGCCCGAGTTTTTTGACCCGAACCGTTTGCTCCAACAGAAg ATTGAAAAACTTGCGCTGATGATAGAGAAG AGTAAGCACTTGGTGGCATTCACTGGTGCAGGAATATCAACTTCTTGTGGGATACCTGATTTTCGTGGGCCTAAAGGGGTTTGGACACTTCAA CACGAAGGGAAAGGTGTGCCTGAAGCATCATTGCCATTTGATCGGGCCATGCCAAGTGTTACACATATGGCTTTGGTTGCTTTGGAAAGAGCTGGTATTCTTAAGTTTGTCATCAGCCAG AATGTCGATAGTTTGCATCTTCGATCCGGAATTCCTAGGGAGAAACTTTCTGAGTTGCATGGGAACTCGTTCAGGGAAGTTTGCCCTTCATGTGGAGCAGA GTATTTGCGGGATTTTGAGGTGGAGACTATTGGGTTGAAGGAGACACCAAGACGTTGTTCTTCCATGAACTGTAGGTCAAGACTTAGAGATTCTGTTCTTGATTGGGAG gaTGAGTTGCCTCGAAAAGAAATGAATTTGGCAGAAAAGCATTGCCTGGTGGCTGATCTTGTGTTATGCTTAGGGACCAG TTTGCAGATAACTCCAGCATGCAACCTTCCTTTAAAGTCTGTCCGTGGCGGGGGAGAAATTGTAATTGTCAACCTTCAG CAAACTCCAAAAGATAAAAAAGCAAAATTGGTGATTCATGGTCTTGTTGACAAG GTAATAATGGGGGTAATGCAAATTCTTAGCATGAGGATTCCTCCATATGTTCGAATTGATCTCTTCCAAGTTATTTACGGCTGCAATTCAG GGAGTAAATATGCAAGATGGACGATTAAAGTCTGTAGCGTACATGGAGAAAGTGCCCCTTTGCCGTTTATAAAGTCAGTCGAG GTTTCATTCCCTGAGAGACCAGAACTGAAAACAGCCTTGCTACAGCAGCAGCCATTTTCACTGAAAAG AGAACTGATCAGATCAAGACCAGTTAAAGTGGTACTGAAGCTTAATTTAAGTGATGGATGTGCTTGTCGTTTCACCACTGTGGAGTTACTAGTTGACTTTGAG GCTACTACTGACTACTTTACTCAAGATAAGAATGTTGTGTTTGAGAATCTTAGAGACACAGCCATACAGTCTGAATGCTGCGGTCAGTTATCCGTTGTTGAGAAGAAAATGCTTCCTGCCCCTAAAAAGGAAAGCATGACATACGCCGTTGTCACAAATATTACTGAGTATACTGGTGTTTCCACAAGCAGTCCACTATTCAAGGTCAATTGCAAAGGAAAACGGGGGAGTAGAAAGAAGTTATCCGGTGATGGCAAAGTGGTGGTGAAGAAGCACGAAGACCTAATTTCTGCTGAAACGCCTTTCAAGAAAGTAAGAGCTTGTTGA
- the LOC108223569 gene encoding fasciclin-like arabinogalactan protein 2 yields the protein MQLRQVTTLSLLIAIVFASAASAHNITRILAKHPEFSTFNHYLTITHLAADINRRLTITVCAVDNAGMADLLSKHLSVYTMKNVLALHVFADYFGAKKLHQISGGTTLTATMFQATGEADGTSGYVNITDVKGGRVGFAPEDNSGALNSYFVKTIEEKPYNISVIHISHILSSPSAEAPTAAPSLNVTDVMRLKGCKAFADLLVSEKAEDTFVQSVEGGLTVFCPSDDVLEDFMPKYKNLTAAGKMAVLLYHGVPVYNSMGMLRSNNGLMNTLATEGKNKYDFTVQNDGESVKLKTKAVTATVSGTLVDEEPLAVYKIDKVLLPRELFKAVKEELAPEPAPAPKGAKKKPKAKAKKGETSEDEDAADAPGPDGSEDEDPADDTASDENGSVRIRGVGMMVVPLIFGAVMFL from the coding sequence ATGCAGCTCCGGCAAGTCACCACCCTCTCCCTCCTCATCGCCATTGTCTTCGCCTCCGCCGCCTCCGCCCACAACATCACCCGCATCCTCGCCAAACACCCCGAATTCTCCACCTTCAACCACTACCTCACCATCACCCACCTCGCCGCCGACATCAACCGCCGCCTCACCATCACCGTCTGCGCTGTCGACAATGCCGGCATGGCAGACCTCCTGTCCAAGCACCTCTCGGTCTACACCATGAAGAACGTCCTCGCTCTGCATGTCTTTGCAGATTACTTCGGCGCCAAGAAACTGCACCAGATCAGCGGAGGCACCACGCTGACGGCCACCATGTTCCAGGCCACCGGCGAAGCCGACGGAACCTCCGGGTACGTCAACATCACCGACGTTAAAGGCGGGCGTGTCGGCTTCGCCCCGGAGGATAACTCCGGAGCACTCAATTCCTACTTCGTAAAGACTATCGAAGAAAAGCCTTATAATATCTCCGTAATTCACATTAGTCATATTTTATCGTCTCCCTCCGCGGAGGCCCCCACCGCGGCCCCGTCCCTCAATGTAACCGATGTCATGAGACTAAAGGGCTGCAAGGCCTTCGCAGACCTTTTGGTTTCTGAAAAAGCAGAGGACACTTTCGTTCAATCTGTTGAAGGTGGATTGACTGTGTTTTGTCCAAGTGATGATGTTCTCGAAGATTTCATGCCGAAGTACAAGAACTTAACAGCTGCTGGTAAGATGGCAGTGTTGTTGTACCACGGTGTTCCAGTTTATAATTCGATGGGGATGTTGAGGTCGAATAATGGCCTAATGAACACTCTGGCTACCGAGGGTAAAAACAAGTATGATTTCACGGTGCAGAATGATGGGGAGTCTGTGAAATTGAAGACCAAGGCCGTGACAGCTACCGTGTCCGGGACCTTGGTTGATGAGGAGCCACTGGCTGTTTACAAAATTGACAAGGTTTTGTTGCCCCGGGAGTTGTTTAAGGCCGTTAAGGAGGAGCTGGCGCCTGAGCCAGCGCCAGCTCCCAAGGGCGCCAAGAAGAAGCCCAAGGCTAAGGCCAAGAAAGGCGAGACGAGTGAGGACGAGGATGCAGCTGATGCTCCCGGGCCTGATGGATCCGAGGACGAGGATCCAGCGGATGACACGGCTAGTGATGAGAATGGTTCGGTGAGGATCAGGGGTGTGGGAATGATGGTGGTGCCATTGATTTTTGGGGCGGTCATGTTTCTTTGA